In Selenomonas sp. TAMA-11512, a genomic segment contains:
- a CDS encoding N-acetylmuramoyl-L-alanine amidase has translation MNRRDFLKMTIGGAAAVFLPELLAPSEAEASALRIIDPGLRFLAMDRRTSTNSIIIHHVGGTDGEVSAATIHQWHLDRGWSGIGYHFVVHKNGMIERGRPQEMVGAHCWHHNNASIGVNLVGNFDMAEPTVEQLDSAALLMSQLSRYYHIQPNAIQGHRDFNSTLCPGANLYAKLPALRMKVAQLAHIK, from the coding sequence TTGAATCGCAGAGACTTTTTAAAAATGACCATCGGCGGAGCGGCGGCAGTATTTCTGCCGGAACTGCTTGCGCCTAGTGAAGCGGAGGCTTCCGCGCTGCGCATCATCGATCCGGGGCTGCGCTTTTTGGCGATGGATCGCCGCACATCCACGAACAGCATCATCATCCATCATGTGGGTGGCACTGACGGTGAGGTGTCTGCCGCGACCATTCATCAATGGCACCTGGATCGCGGCTGGTCGGGCATTGGGTATCACTTCGTGGTGCACAAAAACGGCATGATTGAGCGCGGCCGTCCGCAGGAAATGGTGGGGGCGCATTGCTGGCATCACAACAATGCATCCATCGGCGTCAATCTCGTGGGAAATTTCGATATGGCAGAGCCGACTGTGGAGCAGCTGGATTCGGCGGCGCTTTTGATGTCGCAGCTCAGTCGGTACTATCACATTCAGCCCAATGCCATACAGGGACATCGCGACTTCAATTCGACGCTCTGCCCGGGGGCGAACCTCTACGCGAAACTGCCGGCGCTTCGGATGAAAGTCGCACAGCTGGCGCATATAAAATAA
- a CDS encoding ABC transporter ATP-binding protein/permease: MEHIPVENRSIRRDFWRLFKGYWQSEEKWKGRGLFVVVVALNFLAVYLLVLINDWYNEFYNALQAYEYSLFWPLVGKFALLAFIYIGIAVYAIYLRQMLQIRWRTWLTKNFLDRWLKGRAYYRLQLSGDGITDNPDQRISEDVAQFVELSLTLIVGFLKQLTTLAAFAVVLWNLSGVLTVPLGSHEFQIYGYMLWFSLLYSVLGTWGAHQVGKKLIGLNFEQQRCEADFRFSMMRVREHSESVAFYGGEAAENVNFKERFFRVIKNFRDLMQQTKLLNFYTNGYGQLAVIVPLILAAPRYFSHEMALGGLMQTISAFGRVQDALSYFVDAYASIARFASVIRRLGGFLGDIEQVEAEKSAIAVRDSSENCVEARTLSLDLPNGRELLRDCSFSLSRGESLLVTGASGTGKSTLLRAVSGLWIWGDGELALPEGERVLFLPQRPYLPLGTLRHAISYPMEDMQDDAKLREVLSLVGMEALAEKLDVEDDWSRILSLGEQQRLAFARVLLVRPQWAFLDEATSALDESREGELYRLLKREFPQMGLVSVGHRSTLYALHNRELALDGQGGYNIKDL, from the coding sequence GTGGAGCATATACCGGTAGAAAATCGATCCATTCGACGGGATTTTTGGAGGCTGTTCAAGGGCTATTGGCAAAGTGAGGAAAAGTGGAAGGGGCGAGGGCTCTTTGTGGTCGTTGTCGCGTTGAACTTTCTTGCCGTCTATCTGCTCGTCCTCATCAATGACTGGTACAATGAGTTTTACAACGCGCTGCAGGCGTATGAGTATTCTCTGTTTTGGCCGCTTGTCGGAAAGTTCGCGCTGCTGGCGTTCATCTACATCGGCATTGCCGTGTACGCGATTTATCTGCGGCAGATGCTGCAGATCCGATGGCGCACATGGCTGACGAAGAACTTCCTCGACCGCTGGCTCAAAGGGCGGGCTTACTATCGCCTGCAGCTCTCGGGAGACGGGATCACGGACAACCCGGATCAGCGTATATCAGAAGATGTCGCGCAGTTCGTGGAGCTGTCGCTCACGCTGATTGTCGGGTTCTTGAAGCAGTTGACGACGCTTGCCGCCTTTGCCGTTGTGCTTTGGAATCTCTCGGGTGTTCTGACGGTTCCCCTTGGAAGTCACGAGTTCCAAATCTACGGATATATGCTCTGGTTCTCGCTCCTGTATTCGGTGCTCGGTACTTGGGGCGCGCATCAGGTGGGCAAGAAGCTCATCGGACTGAACTTCGAGCAGCAGCGCTGCGAGGCGGATTTTCGTTTCTCGATGATGCGTGTCCGTGAGCACAGCGAAAGCGTCGCCTTCTATGGCGGCGAGGCGGCTGAAAATGTCAATTTCAAGGAGCGTTTTTTTCGGGTTATCAAAAATTTCCGGGATCTCATGCAGCAGACGAAGCTCCTCAATTTCTATACGAACGGCTACGGTCAGCTGGCGGTCATCGTGCCGCTCATCTTGGCCGCGCCGCGCTACTTCAGTCATGAGATGGCGCTTGGCGGCTTGATGCAGACGATTTCCGCGTTTGGTCGCGTGCAGGACGCGCTCAGCTACTTCGTCGACGCCTATGCCTCGATTGCCCGGTTCGCTTCGGTTATCCGCCGACTTGGCGGTTTTCTCGGGGACATTGAGCAGGTGGAGGCGGAGAAGTCCGCTATTGCGGTGAGAGATTCTTCTGAAAACTGTGTGGAGGCGCGGACACTGTCTCTCGATTTGCCGAACGGGAGAGAGCTCTTGCGAGATTGCAGCTTTTCACTTTCGCGCGGGGAGTCGCTCCTTGTCACGGGCGCCTCCGGCACCGGCAAATCAACGCTGCTCCGTGCGGTTTCGGGCCTTTGGATATGGGGCGATGGAGAGCTCGCCCTTCCGGAAGGAGAGCGGGTACTCTTCCTGCCGCAGCGTCCGTATCTGCCGCTCGGCACGCTGCGGCACGCCATCAGCTACCCGATGGAGGATATGCAGGATGATGCAAAGCTCAGGGAGGTCCTATCGCTCGTCGGTATGGAGGCCCTGGCGGAAAAGCTGGATGTGGAGGATGACTGGAGCCGTATCCTGTCGCTTGGCGAGCAGCAGCGGCTTGCCTTTGCGCGGGTGCTGCTCGTACGGCCGCAGTGGGCGTTTCTCGATGAAGCGACCTCTGCGCTGGACGAATCGCGCGAGGGGGAGCTGTACCGACTCTTGAAGCGGGAATTCCCGCAGATGGGGCTCGTCAGCGTAGGCCATCGGAGCACGCTTTACGCGCTGCACAATCGAGAACTTGCACTCGATGGGCAAGGCGGGTATAATATAAAGGATCTTTGA